The Rouxiella sp. WC2420 region GCAGGCGACGTAGATTATGTGACCGGACAGGCTGACGCCGTGTTTGACCACGTTGAATTCCACACTCTCTCGAGCCGTGGCGTTAAGCAGGCCAGCATTTTCGCACCGATTACTCCGGCCAATGTGTCTTACGGTTATCTAGTAACCGACAGTAACCTGACTGCCGATAAAGGCTTTGCAGGACAAGGCGCAGCAGCGAAAGCGATACTGGGACGTTCGGTTGATTTAGGCGCAGATCAGGGCGGTTACACTGCCGGTTCAACGCCAAACGGCCAACTGGTGATCCGCGACAGCCAGATTGATGCGACCAGCTATAACCTGCAACAGCCGTGGGGCGAAGCGCTTTACTCTCAGCGTCCGTTCTCTGGCAACGTGGCACCGAACCGCAATCTTAATGACGCCGGTTTCAACCGCCTGTGGCAGTACAACAACACCGTGCCTGCGGTGAAATAACGCTCTACGGCAAGACGTTAAAAATAAAAACGCCAGACTCGTCAGCCTGGCGTTTTTTTTCGATCCTGAAAAGCAAACAGACTAGTGATGCAGCTCGATAATAGTGACCCACATCGCGCCCTTGCCGACCGGATAGGTCTTAAGGCGAGTCAGTTTGCCTGTGGCCTGATCGATTTTCGCCACTTCAATATCAGGGGATTTCTGACCGGCGGTTATCACATATTTGCCGTGATGGTCGATATTGAAGCCGCGTGGCTGTGTCTGGGTTGGGTGATGCCCTACCAGCGTCAACTCGCTGCCATCGGCAGACACTTTAATCACTGACAGCGTGCTTGCGGTTCGATCGGAGGCATAAAGATACTGGCCATCTGGAGTGATATGCAGATCGGCAGACCAGCGCTCGCCGCTGAAATCAGCAGGCAGGATATCCAGCGTTTGCACGTTCCGGTATTCGCCGCTGGTTACGTCTTTCTGGTACGCGTCCACGGTGCCATTCAGCTCATTGACGCAGTAGGCGAAATGCTGATTTGGATGAAACGCCATATGACGCGGACCTGCGCCTGACACGGTAGAAAGTTCGGCAGGCTTGTGCGCGGTTGCTTCGCCTTGCAGATTAAAATCGAACAGGCGGATATGGTCCTCTTTCAGCGCAGGGATCATCAGCAATTGATTGGTCGGATTCATATTGGCCGAGTGCGGAGCCTGCAGGTCTTCAAGCACTTGATGCGGAGCCAGTGCCACGCCATCATCGCCAATCTTGTGGATGCTGACATTGTTGTAACTGTAGGAAGCGCTGAAAACAAAACGGCCTTGTAAATCGATACCAAGATGCGTTGGGCTGCCTGGTAAAGGCGCTTGCCCAGCCAGTTCCAGCTTGCCGTCGTGGCCAATGTCATAAGTCACAATGGAAAATTCCGGGCGCACGCCGACATAAAGTTGACGTGAGTCCGGCGAGGCAACCATTGGCTGAACCTGACCCGGAACTTCCACCACCTGTAGCAGTGAC contains the following coding sequences:
- the pgl gene encoding 6-phosphogluconolactonase — its product is MKQVVYVASPDSQQIHAFNLHEDGELSLLQVVEVPGQVQPMVASPDSRQLYVGVRPEFSIVTYDIGHDGKLELAGQAPLPGSPTHLGIDLQGRFVFSASYSYNNVSIHKIGDDGVALAPHQVLEDLQAPHSANMNPTNQLLMIPALKEDHIRLFDFNLQGEATAHKPAELSTVSGAGPRHMAFHPNQHFAYCVNELNGTVDAYQKDVTSGEYRNVQTLDILPADFSGERWSADLHITPDGQYLYASDRTASTLSVIKVSADGSELTLVGHHPTQTQPRGFNIDHHGKYVITAGQKSPDIEVAKIDQATGKLTRLKTYPVGKGAMWVTIIELHH